GGGATGGTGCGGATGGAAAAGCGCAGCATGGATCATGTTGAGAAAAAGGCCAGACAAAAGTTGGCAGAGCGCGGGGTTAACATATCTGATATTGCAGACCTCGTCTACTATTTGCAAAAAAAATATCATCCGAATTTGCAATTGGATGATTGTACAGCCAACGTAGAAAGGGTTCTGGCAAAAAGAGAAGTCCAAAACGCCATTCTGACTGGAATTCAGCTTGACGAATTGGCAGAAAAGAAAATGCTTGAGGAGCCTTTACAGGGCATTATTGAAACCGATGAAGGCTTATATGGAGTGGACGAGATTATGGCCTTT
The Metabacillus sp. FJAT-52054 genome window above contains:
- a CDS encoding phosphatidylglycerophosphatase A, whose product is MEKRSMDHVEKKARQKLAERGVNISDIADLVYYLQKKYHPNLQLDDCTANVERVLAKREVQNAILTGIQLDELAEKKMLEEPLQGIIETDEGLYGVDEIMAFSIVNIYGSIGFTNYGYIDKEKPGILGFLNDKSTGMCHTFLDDIVGAIAAAASSRLAHRAANTE